One Alnus glutinosa chromosome 3, dhAlnGlut1.1, whole genome shotgun sequence genomic region harbors:
- the LOC133862902 gene encoding U-box domain-containing protein 5-like: MGSDVVEVVEKLPDPYSCKVPLLMCRELLKLVNRISKILPAIEAARPQGSSGRKALCLLTEAIEKAKQFLKSCTESSKLYLVVTVKDRVSRCQKVKNFLEQSLGDLQTMVRPELALEISCIVDDLRSATFSLDSSEEAAAKAMEGLIFQRPSASGPMEKSEVYEALQLAASTLHVTSPKAIWIEKESIKKKLDEVGDTDPKKKILRFLLKIWGEYGNLILQEQSHNDCVQNEGEFAFENGRSSSAYIQSVDADMPIGCGHREAQVDILSRAIPPMDFRCPISSRLMYDPVVIASGQTFERMFIQKWFDKGNDTCPKTKMKLAYLSLTPNKAMKDLISNWCMRHGVTIPDPTMLPEEALPSWETSSTSIASSGSSMNGLHLRMDLSNTSLGSLDTNYTSSPSHAKIADGLNLISMQTKDEHKFQSHENTREMDSEFLSKLAELQWESQCKFVEDVKKHLNYSEKAFLHMSSANSVEPLVRFMKDAHDLRDEKAQKAGSQLLLAFLSKNSSGISYLREDAFSLLATYIDSEVAAEEALDILELLSRHRYCGAKIAASSALTSILKILDSNNKFFQKRAFKILCQLSSKTTEVCSHIVSLQCIPKLVPFLVDSTLAGNCVYLLKNLCCIEKARISVAETNGCIGSVAEILATGSHVDKENAVAVLLSLCSQRVQYCQLLMDERVSAALDDISVNGNDKGKVSALELLRLLKDYQQCPGSHIDASRDSTDLSKERKSSKGSSFFGWMSSKSKKPSSATGKKK, encoded by the exons ATGGGGTCTGATGTTGTTGAAGTAGTGGAAAAACTGCCAGATCCTTATTCCTGTAAG GTGCCATTATTAATGTGTAGAGAACTTCTGAAATTGGTTAATAGAATATCAAAAATATTACCTGCAATAGAAGCAGCTCGCCCTCAAGGCTCATCAGGAAGAAAGGCACTATGCTTGTTAACCGAGGCAATTGAGAAAGCCAAGCAATTTCTCAAGTCCTGCACAGAGTCTAGTAAACTTTACCTG GTAGTAACAGTGAAGGATAGAGTCTCAAGATGTCAAAAAGTAAAGAACTTTTTGGAGCAAAGTTTAGGCGATCTTCAAACTATGGTTCGACCAGAGTTGGCACTAGAG ATCTCTTGCATTGTGGATGATCTTAGGAGTGCAACGTTTTCCCTGGACTCATCTGAAGAAGCAGCTGCTAAGGCTATGGAAGGATTGATCTTCCAGAGACCTTCTGCATCAGGTCCAATGGAAAAATCTGAGGTTTATGAAGCTCTTCAATTGGCAGCTTCAACACTTCATGTTACATCCCCAAAGGCTATCTGGATAGAGAAAGAATCTATCAAGAAGAAGCTTGATGAAGTTGGTGATACTGAtccaaaaaagaagattttaagatttcttttgaaaatatggggGGAGTATGGAAACTTAATCCTGCAAGAGCAATCACATAATGACTGTGTTCAGAATGAAGGAGAATTTGCATTTGAGAATGGCAGAAGTAGTTCTGCATATATTCAGTCTGTTGATGCGGATATGCCTATAGGATGTGGGCATCGTGAGGCGCAAGTCGACATCCTAAGTAGAGCTATACCCCCTATGGACTTTAGGTGCCCTATATCATCAAGATTGATGTATGATCCTGTTGTAATAGCATCTGGACAAACATTTGAGAGGATGTTCATACAGAAGTGGTTTGACAAGGGTAATGATACATGTCCAAAGACTAAAATGAAACTGGCTTATCTGTCATTGACTCCAAACAAGGCCATGAAGGATTTAATATCAAACTGGTGCATGAGGCATGGAGTCACCATTCCTGACCCAACTATGCTACCTGAAGAAGCCCTTCCCTCTTGGGAAACTTCTTCCACTTCCATTGCTTCTTCTGGCAGTTCTATGAATGGTCTACATCTTCGGATGgatctcagcaacacgtccctTGGATCTTTAGACACTAATTACACTTCTAGTCCATCACATGCTAAGATAGCAGATGGCTTAAATTTGATTTCTATGCAGACAAAAGATGAGCACAAATTTCAATCTCATGAAAACACGCGTGAGATGGATTCGGAATTTTTATCTAAACTCGCCGAACTTCAATGGGAATCCCAATGCAAATTTGTTGAAGATGTCAAAAAGCATCTGAATTACAGTGAAAAAGCTTTTCTTCATATGTCATCTGCCAATTCTGTCGAACCACTTGTTAGATTTATGAAGGACGCGCATGACCTGCGTGATGAGAAAGCTCAAAAAGCTGGATCTCAGTTGTTGTTGGCATTTTTGAGCAAAAACAG TAGTGGGATCTCGTACTTACGTGAAGATGCATTTAGTCTCTTGGCCACTTATATTGATTCAGAAGTAGCAGCAGAAGAAGCTCTTGACATATTGGAATTGTTGTCTCGCCATCGGTATTGTGGAGCTAAAATTGCAGCATCCAGTGCTTTGACTTCCATCCTAAAGATTCTCGACTCCAATAACAAATTTTTCCAGAAAAGGGCCTTCAAAATTCTGTGCCAATTGTCCTCAAAAACAACTGAAGTTTGTTCCCACATTGTATCTTTGCAATGCATCCCAAAGTTGGTTCCTTTTTTAGTTGATAGCACCCTTGCAGGAAATTGTGTATATTTATTGAAGAATTTATGCTGTATTGAAAAGGCTAGGATTTCTGTTGCTGAAACTAATGGATGCATTGGTTCTGTTGCTGAGATACTTGCAACTGGCAGTCATGTGGATAAGGAAAATGCAGTGGCTGTTCTCCTTTCGCTCTGCTCTCAACGTGTTCAATATTGTCAGCTGCTCATGGATGAGCGTGTCAGTGCTGCCCTTGATGATATATCTGTCAATGGTAATGACAAGGGCAAGGTGAGTGCTTTGGAATTGCTTCGACTCTTGAAAGATTATCAACAGTGCCCTGGATCTCATATTGATGCCTCTAGAGACTCCACAGATCTCTCTAAAGAAAGGAAGTCATCAAAGGGATCCAGCTTTTTTGGATGGATGTCATCAAAGTCCAAGAAACCCTCTTCTGCCACAGGAAAGAAGAAATGA
- the LOC133862463 gene encoding protein RADIALIS-like 3, translating into MASNFLTSSRSSSSSWTSQENKRFEKALAVYDKDTPDRWQKVARAVGGKSADEVKRHYDILIEDVRDIESDRVPFPNYRQSGKNG; encoded by the coding sequence aTGGCATCCAACTTTCTCACTTCTTCACGTAGCTCTAGCTCCTCATGGACCTCTCAGGAGAACAAACGGTTCGAAAAGGCCCTGGCTGTATATGACAAGGACACCCCTGATCGCTGGCAAAAGGTTGCCAGAGCCGTGGGTGGAAAATCTGCAGATGAGGTGAAGAGGCACTATGATATCCTCATAGAGGATGTCAGGGACATTGAGTCTGATAGAGTCCCATTTCCCAATTACAGGCAAAGTGGAAAGAACGGCTAG
- the LOC133864377 gene encoding transcription factor HBI1, which yields MLNCLLNSLENFVGNGTEVSVLDRQRARLEWIDKLQQPQQLYVTNVSNNSIESHVTPRHRSLISDNLLLGEHRDDPSAKAELHLSDGSFPGIANLAVGGKELGFVSPACRSSALTFHQEQSLLTTCSRLLVAVEAAKMNEKVAVAEEMEVVIDKDRLNKRKTECVVAEECECQDKRIKGDEEGVESAVSEKSCGETSADNSKVDSKALEVQKPDYIHVRARRGQATDSHSLAERARREKINNKMKFLQDLVPGCSRILSKAGMLDEIINYVQSLQRQGEFLSMKLAALNPKLEFNTDNFFVKEFPAYITSFPTATRPSAVSNLPYLQLNPVEQGNTSCELDVLTSSSATVPELYPDSSFFSKVQSFPTWESGLPRPYNAGFH from the exons AtgttaaattgtttgttaaactCACTGGAAAACTTTGTCGGGAACGGTACGGAAGTGAGTGTGCTTGATAGACAGCGAGCAAGGTTGGAATGGATAGACAAGCTTCAACAACCTCAACAACTCTATGTTACCAACGTCTCAAACAATTCCATTGAATCCCACGTAACGCCTCGGCATCGTAGTCTGATCAGTGACAACTTGTTGCTTGGGGAGCACCGAGACGATCCGTCAGCTAAGGCTGAACTGCATTTGAGTGATGGTAGTTTTCCCGGTATTGCAAATTTGGCTGTAGGTGGAAAAGAGTTGGGTTTTGTGTCGCCGGCGTGTAGGAGTAGCGCTTTAACTTTTCATCAGGAGCAGTCTCTTCTGACGACTTGTAGCCGCCTGCTGGTGGCGGTAGAGGCAGCTAAGATGAATGAAAAGGTGGCGGTGGCGGAGGAGATGGAGGTTGTTATTGACAAAGACAGGTTGAATAAGAGAAAAACAGAG TGTGTTGTAGCAGAGGAATGTGAATGTCAAGACAAGAGGATCAAAGGAGATGAAGAAGGAGTGGAATCTGCAGTCAGTGAGAAAAGCTGTGGAGAAACTTCAGCAGATAATTCAAAGGTGGATTCCAAGGCTCTAGAGGTTCAGAAGCCGGATTACATTCATGTGCGGGCGCGACGAGGGCAGGCCACTGACAGCCATAGTTTAGCAGAAAGG GCAAGAAGGGAAAAGATCAATAACAAGATGAAATTTTTGCAAGATTTGGTTCCTGGTTGCAGCAGAATCCTGAGCAAGGCTGGTATGCTTGACGAAATCATCAACTATGTTCAATCTCTCCAGAGACAAGGCGAA TTCTTGTCAATGAAACTTGCTGCTTTAAATCCGAAGCTAGAATTCAACACTGATAACTTCTTTGTTAAAGAG TTTCCTGCTTATATCACCAGTTTTCCGACAGCCACTAGGCCATCAGCAGTCTCCAATTTGCCTTACCTTCAGCTTAACCCGGTTGAACAAGGAAACACAAGTTGTGAACTAGATGTGCTGACAAGCTCTTCTGCAACTGTCCCAGAACTATATCCAGACTCATCCTTCTTCTCT AAAGTTCAATCCTTTCCAACTTGGGAAAGTGGTTTGCCAAGGCCTTATAATGCGGGGTTTCATTAA
- the LOC133862919 gene encoding U-box domain-containing protein 5-like: MGSDVAEVVENLPDPSSFKVHFLVCTELLKLVDRISRIFPSIEAARPRCSSGIQELCLLNSAIDKTKLHLQKCSDSNSSKFYLAVTGDAVVSRCQKLNNLLEQRLGQIKTMVQPELAAEISLIMDDLRRATFTLGTSEEEAGKALRGLLQQGDFASDSMENSQVTALQLAASTLRITSPKAILIEKRSIKKQLDKVGDSDPRKTRILKYLLYLLKKYGKLILQEQSSHDRVQNEGAFAFENGRNGSAYSQPVDVESRIGNGQHEAQVDILRRTIPPDEFKCPISSRLMCDPVVIASGQTFERTYIQKWFDEGNETCPKTKMKLVHLSLTPNTVMKDLISKWCVRYGVTIPEPTMPRQVLHSWETSSTSIASFGSSMNDLRLPMDISNMSLGSLDTSYTSDSSYTRIADGLNLIPMQTKREHKCQSYGTMHEEDLEFLSKLAGLQWESQCEIVENVKKYLDYSEEACQFTSYDNFVEPLVRFLEDAHGLRDVKAQKAGSQLLLAFVSKDRSGISYLREEAFSLLATFIISEITKEALEILEVLSGHPDCRAKIEASGALTSILKMLDSNNRDFQELAIKILCNLSSNSDICSHIVSLECIPKLVPFLVDSTVAGNCAFLLKNLCSLEEARISVAETNGCITSLAGLLATGSYRDQENAVAVLLSLCSQRVQYCQLVMDEGVIPSLVDISVNCNDRGKASALELLRCLRDVEYDDDRECPEPYIDASRDSPNPSKERKSTKASGFLGRISAFTKKKK, encoded by the exons ATGGGGTCTGATGTTGCTGAAGTAGTTGAAAACCTGCCAGATCCTTCTTCCTTTAAG GTGCATTTTTTAGTGTGCACAGAACTTTTGAAATTGGTTGATAGGATATCAAGAATATTTCCTTCTATTGAAGCGGCTCGCCCTCGATGCTCATCAGGAATACAGGAACTATGCTTGTTAAACAGTGCAATTGACAAAACCAAGCTACATCTTCAGAAGTGCAGCGACTCTAACTCTAGTAAATTTTACCTG GCAGTAACAGGGGATGCAGTAGTCTCGCGCtgtcaaaaattaaataatttgttgGAGCAACGTTTAGGCCAAATTAAAACTATGGTTCAACCTGAGTTGGCTGCAGAG ATCTCTCTCATCATGGATGATCTTAGGAGAGCAACGTTTACCCTGGGCACATCTGAAGAAGAGGCTGGTAAGGCTTTGCGAGGATTGCTCCAGCAGGGCGATTTTGCATCAGATTCAATGGAAAACTCTCAAGTTACAGCTCTTCAATTGGCAGCTTCAACACTTCGTATTACATCCCCAAAGGCTATCTTGATAGAGAAACGATCTATCAAGAAGCAGCTTGATAAGGTTGGTGATAGTGATCCAAGAAAAACAAGGATTTTAAAGTATCTTTTGTATCTATTGAAGAAATACGGAAAGTTAATCCTGCAAGAGCAATCGAGTCATGACCGTGTTCAGAATGAAGGAGCATTTGCTTTTGAGAATGGCAGAAATGGTTCTGCATATAGCCAGCCTGTTGATGTGGAATCACGTATAGGAAATGGGCAGCATGAGGCTCAAGTCGACATCCTAAGGAGAACTATACCTCCTGATGAATTCAAATGTCCTATATCTTCAAGATTGATGTGTGATCCTGTTGTCATTGCATCTGGACAAACATTTGAGAGGACATACATACAGAAATGGTTTGATGAGGGTAATGAGACATGTCCAAAGACAAAAATGAAACTGGTCCATCTGTCATTGACTCCAAACACGGTCATGAAGGATTTAATATCAAAGTGGTGCGTGAGGTATGGAGTCACCATTCCTGAGCCAACTATGCCACGACAAGTACTTCATTCTTGGGAAACTTCCTCCACTTCCATTGCCAGCTTTGGCAGTTCTATGAATGATCTACGTCTTCCTATGGATATCAGCAATATGTCACTTGGATCTTTAGACACTAGTTACACTTCGGATTCATCCTACACTAGGATAGCAGATGGCCTAAACTTGATTCCTATGCAGACAAAACGTGAGCACAAATGTCAATCTTATGGAACTATGCATGAGGAAGATTTGGAATTTCTATCTAAACTGGCTGGACTTCAATGGGAATCCCAATGTGAAATTGTTGAAAATGTCAAAAAGTATCTGGATTACAGCGAAGAAGCTTGTCAATTTACATCATATGACAATTTTGTTGAACCACTAGTTAGGTTTTTGGAGGATGCACATGGCCTGCGTGATGTAAAAGCTCAAAAAGCTGGATCTCAATTGTTGTTGGCATTTGTGAGCAAAGACAG GAGTGGTATCTCGTACTTACGTGAAGAAGCATTTAGTCTCTTGGCCACTTTTATCATTTCAGAAATAACAAAAGAAGCTCTAGAAATATTGGAAGTATTGTCTGGCCATCCGGATTGTAGAGCTAAAATTGAAGCATCTGGTGCTTTAACGTCCATCCTGAAGATGCTTGACTCTAATAACAGAGATTTCCAGGAATTGGCCATTAAAATTCTGTGCAATTTGTCCTCAAATAGTGATATTTGCTCCCACATTGTATCTTTGGAATGCATCCCAAAATTGGTTCCTTTCTTAGTTGATAGCACTGTTGCAGGCAATTGTGCGTTTTTATTGAAAAACTTATGCAGTTTGGAAGAGGCTAGGATTTCTGTTGCTGAAACTAATGGATGCATTACTTCCCTTGCTGGACTACTTGCGACCGGCAGTTACAGGGATCAAGAAAATGCAGTGGCTGTTCTCCTTTCACTGTGCTCTCAACGTGTTCAGTATTGTCAGTTGGTCATGGATGAGGGTGTCATTCCTTCTCTTGTTGATATATCTGTCAATTGCAATGACAGGGGCAAGGCAAGTGCATTGGAATTGCTCCGATGCTTAAGAGATGTCGAGTATGATGATGATCGAGAGTGCCCTGAACCTTATATTGATGCCTCTAGAGACTCTCCAAATCCTTCTAAAGAAAGGAAATCAACAAAGGCTTCTGGATTTCTTGGAAGGATATCGGCTttcacaaaaaagaagaaatga
- the LOC133862565 gene encoding uncharacterized protein LOC133862565, producing the protein MASLSRSRVPILTRWSKPPVGFVKLNWDAAVDRSKKMVGLGIIARDSSGIVVASMCSFHPYVSDSAVAEAMGARQGAEFGRFLCLQSVMLEGDSLEVVLALQHENVVDGYYSNLVLETKAILHDFTSATVHHVGRMGNQAAHSLARHAVSNVLNHVWFSSVPLCLSNIVSDDLLLSDHI; encoded by the coding sequence ATGGCCTCTCTATCTAGGTCTCGAGTTCCAATATTAACACGATGGTCCAAGCCTCCTGTGGGTTTTGTCAAACTGAATTGGGATGCGGCAGTTGATCGTTCGAAGAAGATGGTAGGGTTGGGGATTATAGCCCGTGATTCTAGCGGAATTGTTGTGGCTTCAATGTGTTCTTTTCACCCGTATGTATCTGATTCCGCTGTGGCAGAGGCTATGGGTGCTCGACAGGGAGCTGAGTTTGGAAGGTTCCTGTGTCTTCAATCAGTGATGTTGGAAGGGGATTCTTTAGAAGTGGTTCTTGCTCTTCAGCATGAAAATGTAGTTGACGGGTATTACAGCAATCTAGTTCTGGAGACCAAAGCTATTCTTCACGATTTTACGTCAGCTACTGTTCATCACGTGGGTCGAATGGGAAATCAAGCTGCGCATTCTCTTGCACGGCATGCTGTCTCTAATGTTTTAAACCATGTTTGGTTTTCATCTGTTCCTTTATGTCTTTCTAATATTGTATCTGATGATTTGTTGTTATCTGAtcatatatga